One genomic segment of Bradyrhizobium diazoefficiens includes these proteins:
- a CDS encoding response regulator transcription factor codes for MRLLIIEDDRESADYLVKAFREVGHIADLAADGEEGLAMAENGDYDVLVVDRMLPKRDGLSLIGALRDKDNTTPVLILSALGQVDDRIKGLRAGGDDYLPKPYSFAELLARVEVLSRRRGGPAEDTIYRVGDLELDRLSHRVARGKDELTLQPREFRLLEYLMKHAGQVVTRTMLLENVWDYHFDPQTNVIDVHISRLRSKIDKGFERPLLHTIRGAGYMIRDGIR; via the coding sequence ATGCGCCTCCTCATCATTGAAGACGACCGCGAATCCGCCGACTACCTCGTGAAGGCGTTTCGCGAAGTCGGTCACATCGCCGATCTCGCTGCCGACGGCGAGGAAGGCCTCGCCATGGCCGAGAACGGCGACTATGACGTGCTGGTGGTCGACCGCATGCTGCCCAAGCGCGACGGCCTGTCGCTGATCGGCGCGCTCCGCGACAAGGACAACACGACGCCCGTGCTGATTCTCTCCGCGCTCGGCCAGGTCGATGACCGCATCAAGGGCCTGCGCGCCGGCGGCGACGACTATCTGCCAAAACCCTATTCCTTCGCCGAGCTCTTGGCCCGCGTCGAGGTGCTGTCGCGCCGCCGCGGGGGACCTGCCGAGGACACGATCTATCGCGTCGGCGATCTCGAACTCGACCGGCTCTCCCATCGCGTCGCCCGCGGCAAGGACGAGCTGACGCTGCAGCCGCGTGAATTCCGCCTGCTCGAATACCTCATGAAGCATGCCGGCCAAGTCGTCACGCGCACCATGCTGCTGGAAAACGTCTGGGACTACCATTTCGATCCGCAGACCAACGTCATCGACGTGCACATCTCGCGGCTGCGCTCCAAGATCGACAAGGGTTTCGAGCGGCCGCTGCTGCACACGATCCGCGGCGCCGGGTACATGATCCGTGACGGCATTCGGTAA
- a CDS encoding Do family serine endopeptidase, producing the protein MTDRIDLSNLPSNRQPRRSVFSARKIALMASVVAGLGAAVYGFSPSVSPADLFSSPAHAQVNNEVKKVERPIGFADIVERVKPSVISVKVNIKEKTASNDDGDDSSPFQPGSPMERFFRRFGGPDGFPGLKGGRGRVVQGQGSGFFISADGYAVTNNHVVDGADKVEVTTDDGKTYTAKVIGTDQRTDLALIKVEGSSNFPFAKLADGKPRIGDWVLAVGNPFGLGGTVTAGIVSASGRDIGNGPYDDFIQIDAPVNKGNSGGPAFNTEGEVMGVNTAIYSPSGGSVGIAFSIPANTVKSVVAQLKDKGSVSRGWIGVQIQPVTSDIADSLGMKKAEGALVAEPQANGPAAKAGIESGDVITAVNGESVKDARELARTIGGMAPGATVKLNVLHKGQDKVINLTLGQLPNTVEAKADTDNDTGKGASKGTDVPKLGMTVAPANSVAGAGKEGVVVTEVDPKSAAAERGFKEGDVILEVGGKTVATAGEVRDAINAARTDNKNSVLMRVKSGGQSRFVAVPIAKG; encoded by the coding sequence ATGACCGACCGTATCGACCTCTCGAACCTTCCGTCCAACCGGCAGCCGCGCCGGTCGGTGTTTTCCGCGCGCAAGATCGCGCTGATGGCCTCGGTCGTCGCCGGCCTCGGGGCCGCCGTCTACGGCTTCAGCCCGTCGGTCTCGCCGGCCGACCTGTTCTCCAGCCCGGCGCATGCGCAGGTCAACAACGAAGTCAAGAAAGTCGAGCGTCCGATCGGCTTTGCCGACATCGTCGAGCGCGTGAAGCCGTCGGTGATCTCGGTGAAGGTCAACATCAAGGAAAAGACCGCAAGCAACGATGACGGCGACGATTCCTCGCCGTTCCAGCCGGGCTCGCCGATGGAGCGCTTCTTCCGCCGCTTCGGTGGTCCGGATGGTTTCCCGGGCCTCAAGGGCGGCCGTGGCCGCGTCGTGCAGGGCCAGGGCTCCGGCTTCTTCATCTCGGCCGACGGCTATGCCGTGACCAACAACCACGTCGTCGACGGCGCCGACAAGGTCGAGGTCACCACCGACGACGGCAAGACCTACACCGCCAAGGTGATCGGCACCGACCAGCGCACCGACCTTGCCTTGATCAAGGTCGAGGGCAGCTCGAATTTCCCGTTCGCCAAGCTTGCCGACGGCAAGCCGCGGATCGGCGACTGGGTGCTGGCGGTCGGCAATCCCTTCGGCCTCGGCGGCACCGTGACCGCCGGCATCGTCTCGGCCAGCGGCCGCGACATCGGCAACGGTCCCTATGACGATTTCATCCAGATCGACGCGCCCGTGAACAAGGGCAATTCGGGCGGTCCGGCTTTCAACACCGAAGGCGAGGTGATGGGCGTCAACACCGCGATCTATTCGCCCTCCGGCGGCAGCGTCGGCATCGCGTTCTCGATTCCGGCCAACACCGTGAAGAGCGTGGTGGCCCAGCTCAAGGACAAGGGCTCGGTCAGCCGCGGCTGGATCGGCGTGCAGATCCAGCCGGTGACATCCGACATCGCCGACAGCCTCGGCATGAAGAAGGCCGAAGGCGCGCTGGTGGCGGAGCCCCAGGCGAACGGTCCGGCCGCCAAGGCCGGCATCGAATCCGGCGACGTCATCACCGCAGTCAACGGCGAATCCGTCAAGGACGCCCGCGAGCTCGCCCGCACCATTGGCGGCATGGCGCCCGGAGCGACGGTGAAGCTCAACGTGCTGCACAAGGGCCAGGACAAGGTCATCAACCTCACCCTCGGCCAGCTCCCGAACACGGTCGAGGCCAAGGCCGACACCGACAATGACACCGGCAAGGGTGCAAGCAAGGGCACCGACGTGCCGAAGCTCGGCATGACCGTTGCCCCTGCCAACTCCGTGGCTGGCGCCGGCAAGGAAGGCGTCGTCGTCACCGAAGTCGATCCGAAGAGCGCCGCGGCCGAACGCGGCTTCAAGGAAGGTGACGTGATCCTCGAGGTCGGCGGCAAGACCGTGGCCACCGCCGGCGAAGTCCGCGACGCCATCAATGCGGCGCGGACCGACAACAAGAACAGCGTCCTGATGCGCGTGAAGAGCGGCGGCCAGTCGCGCTTCGTAGCCGTGCCCATCGCCAAAGGCTGA
- a CDS encoding cytochrome c-type biogenesis protein — MRRMMAAFVALMLLASPAAHAVQPDEIMSDPVKEARARDLSRELRCMVCQNQSIDDSDAPLARDLRLLVRERIAAGDSNAQVLDFLVARYGEFVLLKPRFERQTMLLWLLAPLLLTGGGLALWLQIRRRARSGADAPAPPLTPEEQARLAALMSDDTTPSR; from the coding sequence ATGCGCCGGATGATGGCCGCGTTCGTCGCGTTGATGCTGTTGGCTTCGCCGGCGGCGCATGCCGTGCAGCCCGACGAGATCATGTCGGACCCGGTGAAGGAGGCCCGTGCGCGCGACTTGTCGCGCGAGCTGCGCTGCATGGTCTGCCAGAACCAGTCGATCGACGATTCCGACGCGCCGCTGGCGCGCGATTTGCGGCTGCTGGTCCGCGAACGCATCGCTGCGGGCGACAGCAATGCGCAGGTGCTCGATTTTCTCGTCGCGCGCTATGGCGAGTTCGTGCTGCTCAAGCCGCGCTTCGAGCGCCAGACCATGCTGCTCTGGCTGCTCGCGCCTCTGCTGCTGACCGGCGGCGGCCTCGCGCTGTGGCTGCAAATCCGCCGTCGCGCGCGAAGCGGTGCAGATGCGCCGGCACCGCCGCTCACGCCCGAGGAACAGGCGCGGCTTGCCGCCTTGATGTCCGACGACACCACCCCCTCGCGCTAG
- a CDS encoding heme lyase CcmF/NrfE family subunit, which yields MIAESGHYALVLALGLALIQSIVPLIGARLRDAALMNVARSTALAQLLFVAASFIALVTLHVNSDFSVANVYENSHSMKPLLYKITGVWGNHEGSMLLWVSILALFGGLVAAFGNNLPLSLRAHVLAVQAWIASAFYLFILMTSNPFLRIATPPIEGRDLNPVLQDIGLAVHPPMLYLGYVGFSISFSFAIAALLEGRIDAAWARWVRPWTLAAWIFLTLGIAMGSYWAYYELGWGGWWFWDPVENASLMPWLAGTALLHSALVMEKRNALKVWTILLSILTFSLSLLGTFLVRSGVITSVHAFATDPTRGVFILLILCLFIGGSLSLFAGRATSLKQGGLFAPISREGALVLNNLLLTVACAVVLFGTLYPLAMEVLADFKMSVGAPFYNLTFVPLFTLLLLAVPFGPMLAWKRGDLLGVTQRLLAAGVAGLVAVAVAWGWASGGSTLAPLAIGLGIFVIAGAVTDIVERTGLVRLPFATALHRARGLPRSAWGAAFAHAGLGIALIGIVCETTWNSEYIATMKQNDVAHVAGYDLKLDGLFSRQGPNYREMIAEFSVGRDGGMISVMTPSKRSFTTRGSSTTEAALLTRGASQLYVSLGDATAEGAIAVRIYHKPLVLLIWWGPVLMAFGGMLSLSDRRLRVGAPKPARAKQRLQPAE from the coding sequence GTGATCGCGGAGTCAGGACATTACGCGCTGGTGCTGGCGCTTGGGCTCGCGCTGATCCAGTCCATCGTGCCGCTGATCGGCGCGCGCCTGCGCGATGCCGCGCTGATGAACGTGGCGCGCTCCACGGCGCTGGCGCAGCTGCTGTTCGTGGCCGCCTCGTTCATCGCGCTGGTGACGTTGCACGTGAACTCGGATTTCTCGGTCGCCAACGTCTACGAGAATTCCCACTCGATGAAGCCGCTGCTCTACAAGATCACCGGCGTGTGGGGAAACCATGAAGGCTCGATGCTGCTGTGGGTGTCGATCCTGGCATTGTTCGGCGGCCTGGTCGCAGCGTTCGGCAACAATTTGCCGCTGTCGCTGCGCGCGCATGTGCTGGCCGTGCAGGCCTGGATCGCCAGCGCGTTCTATCTCTTCATCCTGATGACCTCGAATCCGTTCCTGCGCATCGCGACCCCGCCGATCGAGGGACGCGATCTCAACCCGGTGCTGCAGGACATCGGCCTCGCGGTGCATCCGCCGATGCTCTATCTCGGCTATGTCGGCTTCTCGATCTCGTTCTCCTTTGCGATCGCCGCGCTGCTCGAGGGGCGGATCGATGCGGCCTGGGCGCGCTGGGTGCGGCCCTGGACGCTGGCGGCCTGGATCTTCCTGACCTTGGGCATCGCGATGGGCTCGTACTGGGCCTATTACGAGCTCGGCTGGGGCGGCTGGTGGTTCTGGGATCCGGTCGAGAACGCCTCGCTGATGCCGTGGCTCGCCGGCACCGCGCTGCTGCACTCGGCGCTGGTGATGGAGAAGCGCAACGCGCTGAAGGTCTGGACTATCCTGCTGTCGATTCTGACCTTCTCGCTGTCGCTGCTCGGCACCTTCCTGGTGCGCTCGGGCGTCATCACCTCGGTGCACGCTTTCGCCACCGATCCGACCCGCGGCGTGTTCATCCTGCTGATCCTTTGCCTATTCATCGGCGGCAGCCTGTCGCTGTTCGCGGGCCGCGCCACCTCGTTGAAGCAGGGCGGCCTGTTCGCGCCGATCTCGCGCGAGGGCGCGCTGGTGCTGAACAATCTGCTGCTGACCGTGGCCTGCGCGGTCGTGCTGTTTGGCACGCTCTATCCGCTGGCGATGGAAGTGCTGGCCGATTTCAAGATGTCGGTCGGCGCGCCGTTCTACAATCTGACGTTCGTGCCATTGTTCACGTTGCTGCTGCTCGCAGTCCCGTTCGGCCCAATGCTGGCGTGGAAGCGCGGCGATCTGCTCGGTGTCACCCAGCGCCTGCTCGCCGCGGGCGTCGCCGGCCTCGTCGCCGTCGCCGTCGCCTGGGGCTGGGCGAGCGGGGGCAGTACGCTGGCGCCGCTCGCGATCGGACTCGGCATCTTCGTCATCGCCGGCGCCGTCACGGACATTGTCGAGCGCACCGGCCTCGTGCGGCTGCCGTTCGCAACGGCCTTGCACCGGGCCCGCGGCCTGCCGCGCTCGGCCTGGGGGGCGGCATTCGCACATGCCGGCCTCGGCATCGCCCTGATCGGAATCGTCTGCGAGACCACCTGGAACAGCGAATACATCGCGACGATGAAGCAGAACGACGTCGCCCATGTCGCCGGCTACGACCTCAAGCTTGACGGCCTGTTTTCGCGCCAGGGGCCGAACTATCGCGAGATGATCGCCGAGTTCAGCGTCGGCCGCGACGGCGGGATGATCAGCGTCATGACGCCGTCGAAACGCAGCTTTACCACGCGTGGCTCTTCGACCACGGAGGCCGCGCTGCTGACGCGCGGCGCAAGTCAGCTCTACGTTTCGCTCGGCGATGCCACCGCGGAAGGTGCCATCGCCGTCCGCATCTATCACAAGCCGCTGGTGCTCCTGATCTGGTGGGGGCCGGTGCTGATGGCGTTCGGCGGCATGCTGTCGCTGTCCGACCGCCGCCTGCGGGTCGGTGCGCCAAAGCCGGCGCGGGCCAAGCAGCGCCTCCAGCCGGCGGAGTGA
- the ccmE gene encoding cytochrome c maturation protein CcmE: MTRKQRRMTIIGGSLAVLALAAALVLNALRDSIVFFSTPTMVAEKHVQPGKRFRLGGLVQPGSLQRGDNLAVTFEVADGNAKLPVAYKGILPDLFREGQGVVAEGALDASGVFKADTVLAKHDETYMPKDVADALKKQGHWKDDYGPQASGGGKPAATTAQGNPQGAVR, from the coding sequence ATGACCCGCAAGCAGCGACGCATGACCATCATCGGCGGCTCGCTCGCCGTGCTCGCGCTCGCGGCCGCGCTGGTGCTCAACGCACTGCGCGACTCCATCGTGTTCTTCTCGACCCCGACCATGGTGGCCGAGAAGCACGTCCAGCCCGGCAAGCGGTTTCGCCTCGGCGGCCTGGTGCAGCCCGGCTCGCTCCAGCGCGGCGACAATCTCGCGGTGACCTTCGAGGTCGCCGACGGCAACGCAAAACTTCCGGTCGCCTATAAAGGCATCCTTCCCGACCTGTTCCGCGAAGGGCAGGGCGTCGTTGCCGAAGGCGCGCTCGACGCCAGCGGCGTGTTCAAGGCCGACACCGTGCTCGCCAAGCACGACGAGACCTACATGCCCAAGGACGTCGCCGATGCCCTGAAGAAGCAGGGCCACTGGAAGGACGATTACGGTCCGCAGGCCTCTGGTGGCGGCAAGCCTGCGGCCACGACGGCGCAGGGCAACCCGCAGGGAGCGGTGCGGTGA